The window TAGGCTACCTCATTGTACCAGCTAGCACTTAGTTCCAACTCCCTTCTCCTTTAGTCGTTAGGCAGGCACCTTTGAATGCTGCCACCCATCAGAAAAGGCAGGTATGAGACATGCAAGGAGTACTGCCTTTTGCCGCGTACTACGGAGTGGTACGTAGTCATGTATCTCATCCTTTACCGAGCTTggcaactactaggtaccctCAGGCAGAACGACTACGATAGACAACGAGCTGAAGAACATCTGTGCCCGGCATCTTTTGCAGCGTCAGAGCTCCCATCTCTACcagctcctcttcctctcaAAGCCTTGGCCTTGTTTGTTCATCACATATCCTGCCTGTCTTATCATCACGCCAGCTCTTCCTTGACTCTGTTCACGCATCGAGAGGTCTGGGGGCCTGGCCATCTCATCTCGGCATCCATCAAAACCGTACACGTCGGTTACCCAGGACATCCGCAAAGCACCTCCCCACCCAGCACGTCTCCCTCGCCAGCGTCGACTTCCGCAGCGTCAGCTTCCCTCGAAGAAGATGACTGCCGATGCCAACACGCCCCACGCGCATCACTCTTCCGCCGTCCATCTGGACCACCTCTACGCTGGCCGTGTCAGCTCATCATCCGCATCAATCCGACGGCATGCTTCCAGCACCGCGTTAGAAGGTCTTGCCTTCCACGCAGATGCAATCAACGCTGCGGAACGCCATTCATCTTTCGTTACCGATGTTGAAAGCCAAGCTATGAACGCTTTCGGTGCCCGCACCCCCCATCACAACGTCGAGACAGACCCGTACGGCCTCGCCCGATCCTACAAGACCAACCAGGATCTTGACCGAATCAGGGCCAACTCTTCGCGGAAGAGGGATGGCGCCCAGGGTCGCCGTCaactcggcgccggcgccgacgaagacTCCCCGGCCGAGCCCAAAGCCGTCTCCAAACGGGACGCCCGGAAGCTCCGCGGCTTCTACGAGAATCAGAATGCCGCCATCGAGCGCATGCTCAAATCTGTCGAGGACCATGTGGCCGACGCTCGTCAAGAGCAGGGTGACGACCAGCTCAAGTTTCGTGTAGCCATATACGGCTCGCTTGTTGCCAATGTCATCCTTGCCGGCCTGCAGCTTTATGCCGCCATCTCCTCAGGTTCTCTCTCCCTCTtcaccaccatggccgacgccgtcttcgACCCCCTCAGCACCCTGGCGCTCATCTTCTCCAACCGCGCCATCAAGCACGTCGAACCCCGTCGCTTCCCCGCCGGCAAGGCCAGGCTGGAGACGGTCGGCAACATTGTCTTTTGCTTCATCATGACGACCATGTCtttcatcatcatcgccttTGCCCTGCGGGAGCTCACCGAGGACCATAAGGAGAAGTCGTTTCAGCTGCCGTCCGTCATATCCGTCTGCGCCGCCTTCCTCTCCAAGTTCTGCCTCTTCCTCTACTGCTGGTCCATCAAAAACAAGTATAGCCAGGTCAAAATTCTATGGCAGGACCACCGCAACGACCTGCTCATCAACGGCTTCGGAATCCTGACTTCGGTTGGCGGCTCCAAGCTGAAGTGGTGGATCGACCCAATGGGTGCCATCCTCCTGtccatcctcgtctccgCCATCTGGCTCCACACAGCTTTCAACGAGTTTTTGCTgcttgtcggcgtcgtcgcctccgtcgacaCGCAGCAACTGATCACCTACGTCTGCCTGACACACTCGCACTCGGTTCGTGGCATCGACACGGTCCGAGTTTACCACTCTGGGCCGCGGCTCATCGCCGAAGTCGACATAGTCATGGACCCGTCAAGCAGCCTCGCCGAGGtccacgacgtcgccgaggagctgcagATGAAGCTGGAGAGCTTGCCGGACATCGAGAGAGCCTATGTCCACATTGACTACGAGACCACCCATAAGCCAGAACACGCATACAAGAAGGATCTGTGATGCTTGGGTCATCTACGCGCCCCCGGCCACCAGCCCCCGCTCCCCAGACCCCCTGCCGCGCCCGAAACGGGACATTGTTCCTGCTTTCTCACACGTGCGGAAAATACTGGCCGGGAAAACATGCGTTCTCGCATCGTTAAGCCGTAGTCTTAAACTCCGTACATTAGCCCTAAAATGATGAAGTGGCCCAACCCAACCCAAATGATCGAGACATTTGCTGGGTGCATGTGTAGAAACGCCTCCTCTGCCCATCTCTCCGTTTGTCCCTCCATCAACAGGCTGCCGATTGCGGGTAGCGGCACACCCGAGCACCAAACCATGTCCAGCGCGTGTGCAAACGACAAGGTCAAGTACAAAATGTCCGATTCATAAGCCGGTGTCGATGTCAACACCTTGCCTTTGACTAGCTCTGGCCCAAGACCTTTTTGGTGTCTTCCTCCTTGCCCAACAACCCCAAATTCCGTATTTGACCAGCGCTCGGCGCATCGTCTCGAGGGGTGCCTGACTCCGCTCGCGCGTACGCAGCTTGCATGGCGAGCGCCCTCGCATGCTATATATGCGAAATCGTCAGCAAGCCGTGCTAGGCGGGTGGCGGTGTTGTCGTTCAAAATTCACCTCCTTCTTGTGATGCAGACATTCGTAGTAGTCTTCCAGCGGCCGCGAACACTTCTTCTTGCCCGAGTCATCCTCGGCACTTGTATTGACAACGTAGCAGGCCATGACTTCTTGCCAGAAACGAAAGCAGCGGCCAACGCCTACCAGCCGGATGTCAGATTCTGTAGCGCCAAAGGCTCAAAAGGCAGACCTACCGCCGTGCATTCCGTATCCCGACGCCATGATGAACTGCAGGCACAAGTCGAGAATGCAAACCTCTGGAGGGGAGCGCTGTTCTGGCACCCTGAACAATAATTGAACGATATTTGATGCCGGCGCCCAACAGCTAATAGCACGTCGTGAGTTGGAGTGGATGCTGACCGGTCCAATGCTAGTGCTCAGTGCACAACCTCGTACACCGATATGCAAGTTTGGGATCCACCTCGTCACCAAGATGACTATCAAGCGGAACACGCTGCCCCACCATTCTTCACTCGCCTAACAAGTACCTCCTGATACTGGGCACAGTACCCATCACTGCGTGCAATATTCCGCCATTATTGCATATTCGGAAATATGCACATCCACCCCATACAGATCTGGCATGGTAATAGTGACTTGTACTTCACTGCAATCGCACTATTATCACTGCTCGGGGCCACGAGCTATCCTGGGCCAGGCGAGCGTGTCACAGCCGTCTCATTCCCCAGCAGCCATGCCATGCGTCTGCCATATTAACAACTCTACACCTACAAGGAAGCCCCCCGGTATCAGCCATCCTAGTCACCCTAAAGTATAGGTAACGAGGTACCAAGGGGTTCATGCAGGAGACCAAACGCATTTGCCGAGATACACCAGCGCTAAGAGATTGTGTTCTCCTGCTTTGGGTGTGTTGGATACCATTATCATCTGGCCTCTCCTACTGCCTCAGGATCGACCAACGGAGCACCAGGTAGTGAGCTAGCCACCTAGCTACCTACCCATCTTATTCATCACGGGGGTGTTCGTCGGCCCTTTACTTTCTACCGACGAGAATCCGACGAGGATGTGCACCAAGCTGTCGCCCGCCAaggtgctgctgctcgccgtccatctcgccgcccatgctgacctcgacggcttctCCTTGCTCTCTAGTCTGCATCCGGCAGTACTTCGCAAAGATGTTCTCTTGCGCATCCTCCTCACCCATCTACCCGAGACGGTGAGGCCAGCCTCATACGTCAGCTTTCTGCTCGACATTGCCGCTGGCGACTTGGAACAGCCCGACGCCACGGTTGAGCTCGACCTCTCTCCTATCAGCACCATGTCTGATCACCAGGCTTCTCAAAAGGCAAAGAAACTCCGTCTCGTTCAACTGGGGTGTCCCTCCACCTCATTCCAAGGAGAATCCGATGCGCTGGAATTGTTCCTCTTTCAACGCGCTCGTAGCATGGATCAAGAGACAGGGATGCTGTCCCAGCTGCCAGACCTCCTCATACCTTTTGTCAACCACTCCCCACGCTTGCGCACCTGGATCATCGCCACAGTCCTTCCCTTCGTCCGAAGAAATTCGGAGTATTACATAGAGACAGCGCCCGCATACTCTCTCGTCGAGTTTGAAAGCTTGTCAGACCAAGAAGCCGTTCGTCACCTCCTCTCACGGACAGCTGATGATGAGCAAGCCGAGTCGAGCCGCATCACCCGGGATCTAAGAGGTCTCGTTGGGCCGTGGCTCTTTGACCCACAACGTTGGACGGGTGGACGCGAGGAAATATCGGTCGCATGCTCTGGCTGGAGTGAAGTAATTGACTGGCTCACCGCCCAGGCTACGAGCTCGTACGACCCCATCCTGAAAGCCTTTGAGCAGTGGGACGGGCCGGGAGACATTGACTTTGGCGCCGGTATCCAAGATACCAGCCTGGCCTTACCAGAATACAAACAACGCTTCCTACTCCAATCATATGCTAGGGCCGTGCTTGCTTCAGCATACCTAGCCCGGGATGCAACAGAGACATCCTTGAGCGGCCATTACCGAATATCTGTGAAGATACGAACTCTCCTGGGATGTGGTGAAGGAGACTTGCGCTTGGACGAAGCTCTGTTCGTTTTGCCCGAAATGTTCGTCACCGAGGAGCTGCCACCATCCTTCGTCGAAGCAAGGACCGCAAGCTATTTGAGAAGCGGCCTGCTTCAGCCGCAGAATCCTCTCACGTCGGCGACTGCTTCTGCAACCAGCTTGCTGGTTGCACTCGTCCTGAGCGCACTTATTTCAACGCGGCTTGGGGCTCCTTGCACCATCAAGAGAGCTTGTGGTCTCGTCTTTAGTCAGGACGAGAAGGAGCAGAGGGGCGAGTTTGGCAAGTTACTGCATGCAATCTCGAACAATGCGcccaaggacgacgatgaataTTGGGTCGAAGCAAGACGCGCAGTCCTTTGGCTTCGGCGGTGGGGATATCCAGCCAAGTCGTCCAAACCTCACGTGGGTGGCATCCTTTCCACGGTTTCCATCGACCATGTCGAAAGCGAAATGCTCAAAGTCTTGCTTGCCAAATCAAGTATGTGCATCATGGTACATGCATTGCCACGTGTGACATCTAACAGTTGAACAGAATATGCACTCGCAAGGAGTTTATACGAGGACGGGGCCGAGAAGCCAATAGGTCCGGAAATGATTCATGAGGCAGTATTCCAAGCCGCATTGAACGCTTACGATAATGCCTCTAACCCCAATCGAAACCGAGGTGGCTTGAAGCGATGCAACGACGTGTAAGTTCGAGATCAACCTACGGACCTGACTTGAATCGACGTTGCTAATGTACAATAGTCTGCACAGTTTTCCGAAGACTGTGGATATGTCTCTGCCTGGAGCGCAACGAATACAAGCGTTGTTGAAAGCCACACATGGCCTGAGTGAATATCGCCTAGTGTTCAAGCAAGGCGAACCGTTTAGCCCAGTACTCCTGCGAATTCACTCCGACCCCCTCACTGTCATCGACAAGCTCTTACAGCAGAACCCGAAAGCATACACACGTCTTCAGGAGTTCTTGGAGATGGGCATCAGCATGGTGCGCGCCGGCCTGCCATCTCGGAGTGGCTCGGGTCAAGCACGTAGCTCCCATGGTCCCGACCAAGACGCCGACATGCTAATTGCCGAGAGGCGCATCACATCCATGTGTGTCGAGGCTGCGCTGAGGGAAGATGACTTCGAGACAGCATACTCGTACGTAATTAGCCGCCTGAGGACGTCTCGCCACGAAGAGGCGGAGGAGTCAAGCGATGAGTGGTCATGGCAGGCTGCTCTCAGCGCAGGACAGTATGTTCGCACTGAACGGTCACAGCTGCCAACTCACCTGGGAACAGCACGCGGCAATTTGGAAGTTCGGCACCTGGAGCAGCGCATAGAGTGCCTGGCAACCGCGCTGCGAGTGGCGCCAACGTGCCAGCTCCAAGAGATTCTCAAGAGTTTCCGTCGCTGTGAGGAGCAACTCGACTCGGCCATCAAGGAGGAAGCGGCCAACGAGGCGATGTGGGACTCGACGGGTGGCTTGTCCGACGTGCCAGGTGCATTTGATGTGCCAGTCCCCGGGGATAGATACCCACCGCGTAACctcacggccacggccacggcccgGCAAGCCGAAGAAGCCCCCATGTCACTATTCGATCTTTCCCGGGCAACTGCCAGGCTCGCGCAGCGTAACTTCACCGCTACTCCTGGCCTGCCGAGTATGGTCGAGGAAGCGCCGGCAGGCTCAAATGGGGATGAGTCGGTCAATGAACCCACTCATGAAAGAGTCAGGAAGAGGGATCAGCTGAGAGAAGCTGCGACGGGGACACTGGTTTCCAGCGTTGGCTGGCTGATAGGGGCGAACATAAACCAGGGGCAAACGGAGACTAGGTAAC of the Drechmeria coniospora strain ARSEF 6962 chromosome 01, whole genome shotgun sequence genome contains:
- a CDS encoding NADH:ubiquinone oxidoreductase 11.5kD subunit — its product is MASGYGMHGGVGRCFRFWQEVMACYVVNTSAEDDSGKKKCSRPLEDYYECLHHKKEHARALAMQAAYARAESGTPRDDAPSAGQIRNLGLLGKEEDTKKVLGQS
- a CDS encoding Secretory pathway Sec39, producing MCTKLSPAKVLLLAVHLAAHADLDGFSLLSSLHPAVLRKDVLLRILLTHLPETVRPASYVSFLLDIAAGDLEQPDATVELDLSPISTMSDHQASQKAKKLRLVQLGCPSTSFQGESDALELFLFQRARSMDQETGMLSQLPDLLIPFVNHSPRLRTWIIATVLPFVRRNSEYYIETAPAYSLVEFESLSDQEAVRHLLSRTADDEQAESSRITRDLRGLVGPWLFDPQRWTGGREEISVACSGWSEVIDWLTAQATSSYDPILKAFEQWDGPGDIDFGAGIQDTSLALPEYKQRFLLQSYARAVLASAYLARDATETSLSGHYRISVKIRTLLGCGEGDLRLDEALFVLPEMFVTEELPPSFVEARTASYLRSGLLQPQNPLTSATASATSLLVALVLSALISTRLGAPCTIKRACGLVFSQDEKEQRGEFGKLLHAISNNAPKDDDEYWVEARRAVLWLRRWGYPAKSSKPHVGGILSTVSIDHVESEMLKVLLAKSKYALARSLYEDGAEKPIGPEMIHEAVFQAALNAYDNASNPNRNRGGLKRCNDVLHSFPKTVDMSLPGAQRIQALLKATHGLSEYRLVFKQGEPFSPVLLRIHSDPLTVIDKLLQQNPKAYTRLQEFLEMGISMVRAGLPSRSGSGQARSSHGPDQDADMLIAERRITSMCVEAALREDDFETAYSYVISRLRTSRHEEAEESSDEWSWQAALSAGQYVRTERSQLPTHLGTARGNLEVRHLEQRIECLATALRVAPTCQLQEILKSFRRCEEQLDSAIKEEAANEAMWDSTGGLSDVPGAFDVPVPGDRYPPRNLTATATARQAEEAPMSLFDLSRATARLAQRNFTATPGLPSMVEEAPAGSNGDESVNEPTHERVRKRDQLREAATGTLVSSVGWLIGANINQGQTETR